The Glycine soja cultivar W05 chromosome 8, ASM419377v2, whole genome shotgun sequence genome has a window encoding:
- the LOC114424370 gene encoding chaperone protein dnaJ 11, chloroplastic-like yields the protein MAPTLNLSAVGIPLRFSSSFDRSASFPRRNSVRAVAEEAVETGRPAASLYDVLRVERDASPTEIKSAYRSLAKLLHPDAAVRRSPETDGGGGYVDGDFIQLRNAYETLSDPSAKAIYDMTLAAPHGGRHRRFSTPLIRNHSSAFYTTRRWETDQCW from the coding sequence ATGGCGCCAACGCTGAACCTCTCCGCCGTCGGAATTCCTCTCCGTTTCTCCTCCTCCTTCGACCGCTCCGCCAGCTTTCCCCGGCGGAACTCCGTCCGCGCCGTCGCGGAGGAGGCGGTGGAGACAGGGCGGCCGGCAGCCAGCCTCTACGATGTGTTGCGAGTCGAGCGAGACGCATCTCCGACGGAGATCAAGTCGGCGTACCGGAGCCTCGCGAAGCTCTTACATCCCGACGCGGCGGTGCGGCGTTCGCCAGAGACAGACGGAGGCGGCGGTTACGTCGACGGAGACTTCATTCAGCTCCGAAACGCGTACGAGACGCTGTCGGATCCGTCGGCGAAGGCGATATACGATATGACGCTGGCGGCGCCGCACGGCGGAAGACACCGCCGGTTTTCTACTCCGCTTATTCGGAACCACTCGTCGGCGTTTTACACAACGCGAAGGTGGGAAACAGACCAATGCTGGTAG